In Paramormyrops kingsleyae isolate MSU_618 chromosome 5, PKINGS_0.4, whole genome shotgun sequence, one DNA window encodes the following:
- the pecam1b gene encoding platelet endothelial cell adhesion molecule isoform X1 has translation MWETPGPLLRMKPRPLLTLLILHTFLLSTPWAFPEPPGQGAERQGVIYISPVTMTLEPRSSVKRGERVAVVCEGRVSYSSQVTRSHKVTFFKDGQALDTKETQDITVSYNIMSARVSHSGRYKCRVEAEDKNSDSSEVLLTVTGLQTPELSISESRIPEDRGVTATCHARDELGASFTFYFYENGEEIKYSPSDKNEFKVQLNFTPGRKTLRCQYAVRLADNIVKSEMSENITIDVEALSIKADISVWPNRNVVEGDHLEVNCTVSGSNSSVHMRLLTNKWHQEGNNTVSRGLTAKPQDSGRYECILTTGNVRKTASANVSVTELFSEPVMTMNPPLVFEGMQFNFSCSSKTIMTSRISHGDVMYTIYKDGRSFKADSMMTAAKSFDGNYSCLAEARGISKSSRDFIFKAKELVSTPKLEVLDKVVLGKTIRIRCRSERGSLPILYTLKHGQQWVASETVSQPVGYAVFNTTIKDEVDNLDFSCHAQNDGPQGENSKQSHRVIVPPRKVTISLRDTRVVHIESHEIEEGNIEEGDTLKIYCSVQKGSPPITFSWYRYQQKQVLYTKKVDNKFGVYIVERAGKEHEGGYYCNATNQSDMGEESRILIIQVKMASWKKGLIAVLCLLVLAGIIGVVWYKVKRGQRRMATDLSVKPSSATPDDCVTVSLRNNADDVYYSKVDTDVAESNIWCKSSSDSGSELSAEEDSSDVEYTEVMHPQPANTAQALCRKGTETVYSELQNSCQGAECSIDDEGAVEYIHLNHDEAPIMQ, from the exons atgtgggagaccccCGGACCCCTGCTCAGGATGAAACCGAGACCTCTCCTCACCCTACTGATCCTCCACACCT TCCTCCTGTCCACTCCTTGGGCTTTCCCCGAACCTCCAGGGCAAGGTGCTGAAAGGCAGGGAG TCATCTACATATCTCCAGTGACGATGACGCTGGAGCCCCGAAGCAGTGTGAAGAGGGGGGAGCGCGTTGCTGTCGTCTGTGAGGGTCGGGTCAGCTACTCGTCACAAGTTACTCGCAGTCACAAGGTCACCTTCTTTAAGGATGGTCAAGCCTTGGACACCAAGGAGACGCAAGATATCACAGTGTCGTATAATATAATGAGTGCCAGAGTTTCACACTCGGGGAGATACAAGTGTCGCGTTGAAGCAGAAGACAAGAACAGCGACAGTTCAGAGGTACTGCTAACTGTCACAG GTCTGCAGACCCCTGAACTTAGCATCAGCGAAAGCCGCATTCCCGAGGACCGGGGGGTGACGGCCACCTGCCATGCCCGTGACGAGCTCGGCGCCTCCTTCACTTTCTACTTCTACGAGAACGGTGAAGAAATCAAATACTCTCCGAGTGATAAAAATGAGTTTAAAGTCCAGTTGAACTTCACGCCGGGAAGGAAGACCCTGCGGTGTCAGTATGCCGTGCGGCTGGCGGACAATATCGTGAAATCGGAAATGAGTGAGAACATCACCATAGATGTGGAAG CGCTGTCTATTAAAGCAGACATTTCAGTTTGGCCTAACAGAAATGTTGTTGAAGGAGACCATTTGGAGGTGAACTGTACTGTCAGTGGGAGCAACTCAAGTGTACATATGCGCCTATTGACGAACAAGTGGCATCAGGAAGGAAATAACACAGTCAGCAGAGGGCTGACTGCCAAACCCCAAGATTCTGGTCGTTATGAATGTATATTAACGACGGGAAACGTGAGGAAGACCGCTTCAGCCAATGTAAGTGTAACAG AGCTGTTCTCAGAGCCAGTGATGACCATGAATCCGCCACTGGTGTTTGAGGGGATGCAGTTCAATTTCAGCTGCTCCAGCAAGACCATAATGACAAGTAGAATCAGCCACGGAGATGTAATGTACACGATATATAAAGACGGCCGGTCCTTCAAGGCCGATAGCATGATGACGGCAGCAAAATCCTTTGATGGCAATTACAGCTGCCTCGCTGAAGCCAGAGGAATTTCCAAAAGCAGCAGAGATTTCATATTCAAAGCAAAAG AGCTGGTGTCGACCCCTAAGTTAGAGGTCTTGGATAAGGTGGTCTTGGGGAAGACAATACGAATTCGCTGCCGCTCTGAGCGGGGCTCCCTTCCCATCCTCTACACCCTGAAGCACGGCCAGCAGTGGGTGGCCAGTGAGACAGTGAGCCAACCCGTAGGCTATGCTGTCTTCAACACCACCATCAAGGATGAAGTGGATAATCTGGATTTCTCCTGCCACGCCCAAAATGACGGCCCTCAGGGAGAGAATTCGAAACAAAGCCACAGAGTCATAG TGCCCCCAAGAAAAGTCACAATTTCACTCCGGGACACCAGGGTGGTACACATTGAAAGTCACGAAATTGAGGAGGGGAACATCGAGGAAGGCGACACGCTGAAAATTTACTGCAGCGTCCAGAAGGGCAGCCCCCCCATCACTTTCTCGTGGTACCGGTATCAGCAGAAACAGGTGCTCTACACCAAGAAGGTCGACAACAAATTCGGCGTGTACATAGTGGAACGGGCTGGCAAAGAGCACGAGGGCGGTTACTACTGCAATGCTACGAACCAATCAGATATGGGTGAAGAAAGTCGCATCCTCATCATTCAGG TGAAGATGGCCAGTTGGAAGAAGGGCCTGATTGCCGTCCTCTGTCTCCTGGTCCTGGCTGGTATCATCGGTGTTGTCTGGTACAAGGTTAAGAGAG GGCAAAGGAGGATGGCCACGGACCTGTCAGT AAAGCCTTCGAGCGCTACACCAGATGACTGTGTCACCGTGAGTCTCCGAAATAACGCCGACGACGTTTATTATTCTAAAG TCGATACTGATGTAGCGGAGAGCAACATCTGGTGCAAGAGCAGCTCTGACTCAG gcTCTGAGCTGAGTGCAGAGGAGGACTCCAGCGACGTGGAGTATACTGAGGTCATGCACCCCCAGCCTGCAAACACAGCTCAAG CTCTTTGTAGGAAAGGCACTGAAACTGTGTACAGCGAGCTCCAGAATTCCTGCCAAG GTGCCGAATGCAGCATCGACGAC GAGGGGGCAGTGGAGTACATCCACCTGAACCATGATGAAGCGCCGATCATGCAGTGA
- the pecam1b gene encoding platelet endothelial cell adhesion molecule isoform X2 — MWETPGPLLRMKPRPLLTLLILHTFLLSTPWAFPEPPGQGAERQGVIYISPVTMTLEPRSSVKRGERVAVVCEGRVSYSSQVTRSHKVTFFKDGQALDTKETQDITVSYNIMSARVSHSGRYKCRVEAEDKNSDSSEVLLTVTGLQTPELSISESRIPEDRGVTATCHARDELGASFTFYFYENGEEIKYSPSDKNEFKVQLNFTPGRKTLRCQYAVRLADNIVKSEMSENITIDVEALSIKADISVWPNRNVVEGDHLEVNCTVSGSNSSVHMRLLTNKWHQEGNNTVSRGLTAKPQDSGRYECILTTGNVRKTASANVSVTELFSEPVMTMNPPLVFEGMQFNFSCSSKTIMTSRISHGDVMYTIYKDGRSFKADSMMTAAKSFDGNYSCLAEARGISKSSRDFIFKAKELVSTPKLEVLDKVVLGKTIRIRCRSERGSLPILYTLKHGQQWVASETVSQPVGYAVFNTTIKDEVDNLDFSCHAQNDGPQGENSKQSHRVIVPPRKVTISLRDTRVVHIESHEIEEGNIEEGDTLKIYCSVQKGSPPITFSWYRYQQKQVLYTKKVDNKFGVYIVERAGKEHEGGYYCNATNQSDMGEESRILIIQVKMASWKKGLIAVLCLLVLAGIIGVVWYKVKRGQRRMATDLSVKPSSATPDDCVTVSLRNNADDVYYSKDADVEGTATIGTCDSAASLPANGSNRSSYSSPATV, encoded by the exons atgtgggagaccccCGGACCCCTGCTCAGGATGAAACCGAGACCTCTCCTCACCCTACTGATCCTCCACACCT TCCTCCTGTCCACTCCTTGGGCTTTCCCCGAACCTCCAGGGCAAGGTGCTGAAAGGCAGGGAG TCATCTACATATCTCCAGTGACGATGACGCTGGAGCCCCGAAGCAGTGTGAAGAGGGGGGAGCGCGTTGCTGTCGTCTGTGAGGGTCGGGTCAGCTACTCGTCACAAGTTACTCGCAGTCACAAGGTCACCTTCTTTAAGGATGGTCAAGCCTTGGACACCAAGGAGACGCAAGATATCACAGTGTCGTATAATATAATGAGTGCCAGAGTTTCACACTCGGGGAGATACAAGTGTCGCGTTGAAGCAGAAGACAAGAACAGCGACAGTTCAGAGGTACTGCTAACTGTCACAG GTCTGCAGACCCCTGAACTTAGCATCAGCGAAAGCCGCATTCCCGAGGACCGGGGGGTGACGGCCACCTGCCATGCCCGTGACGAGCTCGGCGCCTCCTTCACTTTCTACTTCTACGAGAACGGTGAAGAAATCAAATACTCTCCGAGTGATAAAAATGAGTTTAAAGTCCAGTTGAACTTCACGCCGGGAAGGAAGACCCTGCGGTGTCAGTATGCCGTGCGGCTGGCGGACAATATCGTGAAATCGGAAATGAGTGAGAACATCACCATAGATGTGGAAG CGCTGTCTATTAAAGCAGACATTTCAGTTTGGCCTAACAGAAATGTTGTTGAAGGAGACCATTTGGAGGTGAACTGTACTGTCAGTGGGAGCAACTCAAGTGTACATATGCGCCTATTGACGAACAAGTGGCATCAGGAAGGAAATAACACAGTCAGCAGAGGGCTGACTGCCAAACCCCAAGATTCTGGTCGTTATGAATGTATATTAACGACGGGAAACGTGAGGAAGACCGCTTCAGCCAATGTAAGTGTAACAG AGCTGTTCTCAGAGCCAGTGATGACCATGAATCCGCCACTGGTGTTTGAGGGGATGCAGTTCAATTTCAGCTGCTCCAGCAAGACCATAATGACAAGTAGAATCAGCCACGGAGATGTAATGTACACGATATATAAAGACGGCCGGTCCTTCAAGGCCGATAGCATGATGACGGCAGCAAAATCCTTTGATGGCAATTACAGCTGCCTCGCTGAAGCCAGAGGAATTTCCAAAAGCAGCAGAGATTTCATATTCAAAGCAAAAG AGCTGGTGTCGACCCCTAAGTTAGAGGTCTTGGATAAGGTGGTCTTGGGGAAGACAATACGAATTCGCTGCCGCTCTGAGCGGGGCTCCCTTCCCATCCTCTACACCCTGAAGCACGGCCAGCAGTGGGTGGCCAGTGAGACAGTGAGCCAACCCGTAGGCTATGCTGTCTTCAACACCACCATCAAGGATGAAGTGGATAATCTGGATTTCTCCTGCCACGCCCAAAATGACGGCCCTCAGGGAGAGAATTCGAAACAAAGCCACAGAGTCATAG TGCCCCCAAGAAAAGTCACAATTTCACTCCGGGACACCAGGGTGGTACACATTGAAAGTCACGAAATTGAGGAGGGGAACATCGAGGAAGGCGACACGCTGAAAATTTACTGCAGCGTCCAGAAGGGCAGCCCCCCCATCACTTTCTCGTGGTACCGGTATCAGCAGAAACAGGTGCTCTACACCAAGAAGGTCGACAACAAATTCGGCGTGTACATAGTGGAACGGGCTGGCAAAGAGCACGAGGGCGGTTACTACTGCAATGCTACGAACCAATCAGATATGGGTGAAGAAAGTCGCATCCTCATCATTCAGG TGAAGATGGCCAGTTGGAAGAAGGGCCTGATTGCCGTCCTCTGTCTCCTGGTCCTGGCTGGTATCATCGGTGTTGTCTGGTACAAGGTTAAGAGAG GGCAAAGGAGGATGGCCACGGACCTGTCAGT AAAGCCTTCGAGCGCTACACCAGATGACTGTGTCACCGTGAGTCTCCGAAATAACGCCGACGACGTTTATTATTCTAAAG ACGCAGACGTGGAGGGGACAGCGACCATTGGGACGTGCGATAGTGCAGCATCTCTTCCTGCTAACGGCAGCAACCGGAGCAGCTACAGTAGCCCAGCGACAGTTTAG
- the pecam1b gene encoding platelet endothelial cell adhesion molecule isoform X3, with translation MWETPGPLLRMKPRPLLTLLILHTFLLSTPWAFPEPPGQGAERQGVIYISPVTMTLEPRSSVKRGERVAVVCEGRVSYSSQVTRSHKVTFFKDGQALDTKETQDITVSYNIMSARVSHSGRYKCRVEAEDKNSDSSEVLLTVTGLQTPELSISESRIPEDRGVTATCHARDELGASFTFYFYENGEEIKYSPSDKNEFKVQLNFTPGRKTLRCQYAVRLADNIVKSEMSENITIDVEALSIKADISVWPNRNVVEGDHLEVNCTVSGSNSSVHMRLLTNKWHQEGNNTVSRGLTAKPQDSGRYECILTTGNVRKTASANVSVTELFSEPVMTMNPPLVFEGMQFNFSCSSKTIMTSRISHGDVMYTIYKDGRSFKADSMMTAAKSFDGNYSCLAEARGISKSSRDFIFKAKELVSTPKLEVLDKVVLGKTIRIRCRSERGSLPILYTLKHGQQWVASETVSQPVGYAVFNTTIKDEVDNLDFSCHAQNDGPQGENSKQSHRVIVPPRKVTISLRDTRVVHIESHEIEEGNIEEGDTLKIYCSVQKGSPPITFSWYRYQQKQVLYTKKVDNKFGVYIVERAGKEHEGGYYCNATNQSDMGEESRILIIQVKMASWKKGLIAVLCLLVLAGIIGVVWYKVKRGQRRMATDLSVLRALHQMTVSP, from the exons atgtgggagaccccCGGACCCCTGCTCAGGATGAAACCGAGACCTCTCCTCACCCTACTGATCCTCCACACCT TCCTCCTGTCCACTCCTTGGGCTTTCCCCGAACCTCCAGGGCAAGGTGCTGAAAGGCAGGGAG TCATCTACATATCTCCAGTGACGATGACGCTGGAGCCCCGAAGCAGTGTGAAGAGGGGGGAGCGCGTTGCTGTCGTCTGTGAGGGTCGGGTCAGCTACTCGTCACAAGTTACTCGCAGTCACAAGGTCACCTTCTTTAAGGATGGTCAAGCCTTGGACACCAAGGAGACGCAAGATATCACAGTGTCGTATAATATAATGAGTGCCAGAGTTTCACACTCGGGGAGATACAAGTGTCGCGTTGAAGCAGAAGACAAGAACAGCGACAGTTCAGAGGTACTGCTAACTGTCACAG GTCTGCAGACCCCTGAACTTAGCATCAGCGAAAGCCGCATTCCCGAGGACCGGGGGGTGACGGCCACCTGCCATGCCCGTGACGAGCTCGGCGCCTCCTTCACTTTCTACTTCTACGAGAACGGTGAAGAAATCAAATACTCTCCGAGTGATAAAAATGAGTTTAAAGTCCAGTTGAACTTCACGCCGGGAAGGAAGACCCTGCGGTGTCAGTATGCCGTGCGGCTGGCGGACAATATCGTGAAATCGGAAATGAGTGAGAACATCACCATAGATGTGGAAG CGCTGTCTATTAAAGCAGACATTTCAGTTTGGCCTAACAGAAATGTTGTTGAAGGAGACCATTTGGAGGTGAACTGTACTGTCAGTGGGAGCAACTCAAGTGTACATATGCGCCTATTGACGAACAAGTGGCATCAGGAAGGAAATAACACAGTCAGCAGAGGGCTGACTGCCAAACCCCAAGATTCTGGTCGTTATGAATGTATATTAACGACGGGAAACGTGAGGAAGACCGCTTCAGCCAATGTAAGTGTAACAG AGCTGTTCTCAGAGCCAGTGATGACCATGAATCCGCCACTGGTGTTTGAGGGGATGCAGTTCAATTTCAGCTGCTCCAGCAAGACCATAATGACAAGTAGAATCAGCCACGGAGATGTAATGTACACGATATATAAAGACGGCCGGTCCTTCAAGGCCGATAGCATGATGACGGCAGCAAAATCCTTTGATGGCAATTACAGCTGCCTCGCTGAAGCCAGAGGAATTTCCAAAAGCAGCAGAGATTTCATATTCAAAGCAAAAG AGCTGGTGTCGACCCCTAAGTTAGAGGTCTTGGATAAGGTGGTCTTGGGGAAGACAATACGAATTCGCTGCCGCTCTGAGCGGGGCTCCCTTCCCATCCTCTACACCCTGAAGCACGGCCAGCAGTGGGTGGCCAGTGAGACAGTGAGCCAACCCGTAGGCTATGCTGTCTTCAACACCACCATCAAGGATGAAGTGGATAATCTGGATTTCTCCTGCCACGCCCAAAATGACGGCCCTCAGGGAGAGAATTCGAAACAAAGCCACAGAGTCATAG TGCCCCCAAGAAAAGTCACAATTTCACTCCGGGACACCAGGGTGGTACACATTGAAAGTCACGAAATTGAGGAGGGGAACATCGAGGAAGGCGACACGCTGAAAATTTACTGCAGCGTCCAGAAGGGCAGCCCCCCCATCACTTTCTCGTGGTACCGGTATCAGCAGAAACAGGTGCTCTACACCAAGAAGGTCGACAACAAATTCGGCGTGTACATAGTGGAACGGGCTGGCAAAGAGCACGAGGGCGGTTACTACTGCAATGCTACGAACCAATCAGATATGGGTGAAGAAAGTCGCATCCTCATCATTCAGG TGAAGATGGCCAGTTGGAAGAAGGGCCTGATTGCCGTCCTCTGTCTCCTGGTCCTGGCTGGTATCATCGGTGTTGTCTGGTACAAGGTTAAGAGAG GGCAAAGGAGGATGGCCACGGACCTGTCAGT CCTTCGAGCGCTACACCAGATGACTGTGTCACCGTGA